The Anolis sagrei isolate rAnoSag1 chromosome 10, rAnoSag1.mat, whole genome shotgun sequence genome contains the following window.
ggactAACTGAAATACTGAGATGTCTAATCTGTTTCCCTATTTTTGGAACCTTCTGGCAAGATGGGTAGAGCTCTCCTTCTCCATCCTGAGGACTAGACGATCCGCTAGTGCCAGTAGATAGCCGTTGAGAATGTGGTCACTTAAGGAGACTTCATTTGACTTTGAGATGACCAGTTGCCACTGCCGACTGTGTAGaaggataacactatgtaacaaaatttgaaaaatgttctgtttgaaagtgttatttcctgtttaattgtgcaggacTTACTTTGGTAatagttctactccagaaacttgggtttttgtggctgccacaaactatgttgaattgatgggttgttgtaggttttttcgggctatatggccatggtctagaggcattctctcctgatgttttgcctgcatctatggcaagcatcctcagaggtagtgaggtctgttgttgaattggttgagactcgatgagatattcattgaaaaacgagagcaaaatatgctgcaaaaatatgttctgcaaaaacaaagttacattattccacagatatataaaccccacttgcctactttctaacagacctcgcaacctctgaggatgcctgccatagatgtgggtaaaacatcaggagagaatgcttctggaacatgccagacagcctggaaaactcacagcaatcctcaTCTatgtggttgtgaggtctgttggaaactaggcaagtggggtttaccgtatatactcgaatgtAAGCCGACCCAAATAGAAGCCGAGGAACTTAATTTTACtgcaaaaaactggggaaacgtattgactcaaatataagccgagcgtgggaaatgcagccgctactggtcaatttcaaaataaaaatagatactaattaaattacattaattcaataggttaatttttttcaatctatataaataaaaatgtaatgttcgtttgtgggattaatagaactcaaaaaccactggacgaattgacactaaatttggacacatgacacctaacaacccaatgtatgtccttcactcaaaaaatagattttgtcatttgggagttgtagttgctgggatttatagttcacctacaatcaaagagcattctgaaccccaccaatgatggaattgaaccaaacttggcacacaagactcccatgacaaacagaaaatactggaagggtgtcctttgcttttggagttgtagttcacctacatccagagatcactgtggactcaaaacattgatggatctggaccaaactctacacgaatactccatatgcccaaatgtgaacactggtggagtttggggaaaatagaatcttgacatttgggagttgtagttgctgggatttatagttcacctacaatcacagagcattctgaaccccaccgacgatagaattgggccaaaccttccacacaaaacccccatgtgggccacagcaacgtgtggcaggggacggctagtgtttacataaaactgtaatctaaaataagactgaccaactttgattaaaccattattctaacctttttccgtgtaaatgtgcttacgtatccttccaataataatagagtaaaataataaatataataataacagcaatagtaaagtaaaataataaatgtaataataataataataaatagaataaaataaaatgtaataaaataataaatgtaataataataataataataaatagaataaaataaaatgtaataaaaataacaatagagtaaaataataaatgttataataataataataaatagagtaaaataaatgtaatataataatagagtaaaataatgtaaatgtaataatacaaataaaagagcaaaacaataaatgtaataaaaataatactaatgacagagtgaaataataaatacctttgactcgagtataagccgaggggagctttttcagcctaaaaaaggggctggaaaactaggcttatacttgagtatatacagtatatatctcTGGAACAATgcccaagatgggagaaagaactcttgtctgttggaggcaagagtgaatgctgcaattgttcaccttgattcacattgaatagccttgcagccccaaagcctgggtgcttcctgcctgggggaatcctttgttgggaagtgttatgtgacaagtgaggtttatatatctggaatatttgataaacatttcccatgtttttataatagaggaaataatgacatttctaacccaggaacaaaaattgtgttacatcgTTTAACATCCCGTGTGACTTCTGCGTGAGAGCCGTGGATGGTGGGTGTTTGAGTGGATGGGAGGTTGGTGTGCGGCTTCCTCCCTCAATTGTCTTCCTATTGTCCCCTTTGCAGGAGGAACGTGCCCCTCATCCGGCCGCACTCATGGCACCTGGCCAAGCTTTCCGAGGGCCGGACTGAGGCGCCCACCATGCCCTGTCCGCCTGATGCCTTCAGCCTCTCCTGGCACTCCGGTTGCGACACCAGGTGAGTGCCTCTTTGTGTCTGTGGAagggggatgggatgggatgggatgtgTATCTCCTTGGGTCTGTTTCCCTGGGACTGAACCCAGGATACCTCCAAAATGCTCAAGAGGCAGAAAAATCCCCTTTTGAATGGTAACTCCCAGAACCTTGCAGTGATCAGACAGACTCCTATTTCGGCATTACAGTgcctgagcccccggtggcgcagtgggttaaacccctgtgccggtaggactgaagaccgacaggtcgcaggttcgaatccggggagaggcagatgagctccctctatcagctccagctcctcatgcggggacataagagaagcctcccacaaggatgataaaatgtcaaatcatccaggtgtcccctgggcaacgtccttgcagacggccaattctctcacaccagaagtgacttgcagtttctcaggtcgctcctgacacgacaaaaaaataaataaataattacagtgCCTGACAATTCCACAGTCAGCATGCTACCAGATCTTGGGAAAATTCCTTTTTCTGAACTACAGCTCTTAAAATGCAACAAGCATCATATTAAAATGCAACaagcatctcggcctatgagcccacgagggccttgagatcatccggggaggcccttctctcggtcccgcctgcctcacaggcacgtctggcggggacgagagagcgggccttctcggtggtggccccccggctgtggaacaccctccctgctgaagttagacaggcgccctccttgatggcctttcgtaggggcctgaaaacatggttcttcgagcaggccttcgattgagtgtatcttgaaacgacactggaatgaactaggactatgaattttggctatgaccccaggacttgacgaagcggatttttagtataagtatatgttatgtttgtattgtctggtttgtattgtcgtgatttattgtacactgtcctttttgttgctgttcaccgccccgagtcgccctcgggctgagaggggcggtcaataaatgcataaataaataaataaataaataaatattaaagaacTTGGGGAAGTgtctttttttggactacatgtcccagaatcccccagccaacatgttaagtaaagttaaaggtttcccctgacattaagtctagttgtgtccaactctgggggctggtgtgcatctccatttctaagctgaagaaccagcattaacaacaacaacaacaataataaaactttatttatataccactccatctccccaaaaggactcagagcagttcccaggtaacatcacaaaacataggtaaaggtaaaggttgtcccctgacattaagtccagtcatgtctgactctggggtgtggtgctcatctccatttctaagccaaagagccggcgttgtccatagacacctccaaggtcatgtggccggcatgactgcatggagcgccgttaccttcctgctggagcggtacctattgatctactcacatttgcatattttcgaactgctaggttggcagaaacacaaaacacaaaacatacaagtaaaaaaaacataaccataagattaacataGACACCTCCCatgttatgtggccagcatgactgcatgacaccagaaacgacttgcagtttctcaagtcgctcctgacacgacaaaaaaacaaaagtgactgcatggagcaccgttacctttgtgcagaaacagtacctattgatcacacttgcatgttttcgaactggcagaagctggggctaacagtgggagctcaccctgctccctggatttggtcagcaagttcagcagctcagtggtttaacctgctgcaccatggGGGCTCCAAGTAAGAATTAATGGGGGGAATAACTTTCTCAGCCTCCTTGTCAGTAATAGCAAGAGGTCCCTTTTCAATTGCTTTGAATGAAGTTGCACCTCAAGCGCTTGAATGTTTAGTGGGCTTCAtagccctctttcctttccccttcctttggaGTCTAGAGCTTAGAGGTAGGGCAGACTTATGGGGCAGgcattcctccccttccctcccaacATGGCTCTTTCTCCTTGGCTGCTGTTTGGGTCgcgcctttcctcctcctcttcgctcAGTCCGGAAGGGAGGTGGCTCCGGAGAAAGGAGCTAATGGATTCCAGACTCCTTTGCCAACCCACCGAGCAGCCAGAGCAGCCAACCCTTCTTGTTGCAGAAGGGGCTCAGTGGGCAGGCAGGGCCCGGGACCCCGTCCACCCCCTTCCCAACGCCACCCAAAGTGGGCCACTTTGGAGACTGGTAGACTGGTGCTAACACCTTCCTCTGCCATCCCCTCAATGCCACTTCTGCACCAGGCAGCAGTGAAAATTCTCCAGGACTTGGCAAAGCAGTGCCCTGCGGAACAAAAGGGCAATTGAGAAGAAGAGGAGGCGTGACGTCCGCTCCCGTGATCCTTGCCATCCATTAATCCATTACTCCGCAAAAGGGAATAAGAACGATTTGTGGCCCTTGATGCCTCCACGGGCCCACACACTAATTTGTCCTTGCCTGAGTAGGAAAGCGCCCATTAAAAATATGCCATCCTCATCATCCCACTTTACATGGAATGCCATCCATTTTCTAGTATTTTTAGCCCTCGCTCTCTGTCTGTGCATCACCCAGAAGGGCCCTCAAACCAGGCTTGCCATGTTCTGCTGTTTGGGGCATTTCTAGATGTGTGCTGAGATtttccaaagagtcagaaataataataatattattattattattattattattattattaggttcttgtgggttttttcgggctatagagccatgttctagaggcatttctcctgacgtttcgcctgcatctatggcaagcatcctcagaggttgtgaggttgtgaggatgcttgccatagatgcaggcgaaacgtcaggagaaatgcctctagaacatggctctatagcccgaaaaaacccacaagaacctagtgattccagccatgaaagccttcgacaattattattattattatggtcccagtggtgatcagcacattgggtgcagtgcctaaagaccttggcttgcacttaaacacaatcggcgctgacaaaattatcatctgccagctgcagaaggccaccttactgggatctgcacgtattattcgccgatacatcacaaagtcctagacacttgggaaatgtccgacgtgtgatccagtacaacagctagCAAAgagtctgttgtggactcatcttgttgtgtttcaaataataataataataataatacaccttatttatattctgcccttctcccctaggggactcagagcgattaTAGTATTTACATAGACAAggattcaatgcctttacaatcaaatACAAGTGCATACaaagaaaggcaaaggcttctcctttcatttccagcttctggaggcagtcctcatctctggctctggggaggtgctttttctccattttcaagccgaggagcttGCGTTGTCACCACCtggccatgtggctggcaaggCGGCTTGGagcgtctttttgccttttcccactgaagcagtatctatttatctactcacatttgcatgtttttgaactactaggttggcaggagctagagcttgACAGATaaaagctcaccccatctcgcagatttgaactgccaaccttcaggtcagcagttcaagggtttaacccatcgcacCACTGTGGCCCATTGTTCCACTGCCGCTACAGTAGTCCAGGCCATTGCAATGTTCATTTTTTGGTTCACTTTTAATTGCATTGGGGTTTTTTCAGTGTTGAGCTATCCTGAGTCCTAGTTGGGAGAAAGATGGGTTACAAATAATGATGGTAGcgatggatgatgatgataatgataacagTACTAAAGGGAATAGAgtcttctctgtagtggctcctAAACACTGGCACTTGGGAAGCCATTGGAATACTATATTGCCAAagactttcatgaccggaatcactgggttgctgtgagatttctgggctttatggccacgttccagaatcattctcccctgacgtttcacctgtatctgtggcatgttcggaaaactcacagcaacccattggaaAACTGTAAGAAATGGGGAATaatgtgcttattattattattttatttatttacagtatttatgttccacccttctcacccttctcacaggggactcaggacggattacaatgtaaatatagacagcaaacattcaatgccatagacacacaacatatatagacacacactcagaggctatttaacactctggcttttttcatgagggtattctggccaccaggggagctgtcgcttctccgtccatttgtgacactgatgaagtacttcctcattctttgcatgcttgctagagatttttatggcctcataaattagttcaattagcctccctgcataagcggtacctaaatttcctacttgacagatgcagacctttgggctgcaaaggtcgacagcaagctacacaaattggttggaagctcactccgatccgggctggctttgaactcatgacctttcagtcagtagtgatcttaatgcagctaattcccagccagctgtgccacagtcctggtgttGTGAttctatttctttgattctaagatgcactttctTAGAATCATgggtatttttttgttggtggtACCACTGAAATTGCCATGCGTCATTCAGTTGATAGCATCTTAGAATAGAAGAAACACAGTCAACTTCAGCACGTTTGCAATGTCAGATGCCAACTCACTGAgtgccttcctccttctctctttctctctctctccccctcctttccttagTGACCTCTCTCTGCCTTGGAGCCCACTCTCCCGGCATTGCAGCACCGACCGGAGCAGCTCCCTGGGGAGCATGGAAAGCCTTGGCCCGGCTGGCCAGAACTACTTGGAGGGCAGCCTCTCCCCCATCGACCAGGCCATGTACCAGGACAAGCGTGATTCCGCCTACAGCTCCTTCTCCGCCAGCTCCAACGCCTCTGACTCCGCCCTGCGCCCTGAGGAGGGATCCTCTACCGAGAGTGCCACACAGCAGCAGCCACTGCCACCGGACCCCCGGTACTTGCAGACAGGAAGTGAAGGGGTGGACCCAGCAGTGGGCAGCAGAGCTGGGCAGCCCCGCACTCGGATCTCTGTCCAATCCACCCCCTCTGCTCCTCAGCCTCCCATCAGGCAGGACAGCTTGAGAGCCTGCAACCCGCTGCCAGAAGGCCCCCCAAACCCCAAAGGGCGCTGGACCTCAGACACTTCCCTCTGTGTCCGTGGGCAAGAGAGCCCAAGCTCCACGGGGCACAACAAAGATTCTTTGGCCACTGAGCAGTACTATTTGCTGAGCTCGCACACTGACCAGGTGATGGAGAAGGAGGTGCCGAGGGCTGAGTCCCTCTTGAATGAAGGAGATGAGGGGGTCTGCCCCACAGAAGACCAACATCTAGAAAGAAAGAATGACGAGAACAGGCGGGACCACCATCCTGATGTCTCCTGGTCGGGGCCTCTAGGCCACCGGCATAGTGCCCCAGAGCACTTGCTGGCTGCCCAGTTGCAGATGCTGAATGTGTCCCATGCCCAGGATGATCCCCAATGGACCGTGTCTCCACTCCACATGGAGCAAAAGAGCCCCAATGCTTGGAAGAACCAGGTCCAGAACAGGCAGAGGTCTCCAGAACAGGTAGAAGAGACAGATCTCCGCTTGAGTACAAAGGAAGGCACCAAGTGTCCCCTTGAAAGACCCAGAAGTGCCTCAGTTGAGATGCCCCCTGCCTTGTCTGTGCAGCACAAAAAAATGCTAGGAAATGGGGACCCCCCTGTTCCCTCCAATGCATTGACAGAAGGGATCCGGGATGCAGGAGAGAGCCGCCCAGCTGCCAAGAAGGGTGTCTTGGCCCCACACCGCTCTGCCCAGATGCGCCGGCGGAGCGACCGCTTTGCCACCAACCTGCGGAATGAGATACAATGGCGGAAGGCTCAGCTGCAGAAGTCCAAGGGCTCAGCTGCCCTCTTGTTTGGGGAGGAAGCTGTGGAGGAAGCTGAGGAGCCCCCAAGGAGTCCCTCTGGCTTGGAGACCCCCTCCTGGTCTCCCACTCCTCCTCCTAAAGCCCCCtcccctctgcctcctcctccaccacctccctcCTTGGTAGAGAGCCGGCCTCAACGATCAGGACCAAGCATCAAGCGCTGGAGCTCAGAGCTGAGCGTCTTTGGAGGAGACGGTACTTTCCGCAGCCCTGGCCCAGAGTCCAGGTTGAGAGCCCCAGGGCCTGAGAGGCCTCCCAAGTCCCCTCTGCCCCCAGTTCCTGGGTGCGGGGGGCGCTGGCGCTGGTCCCCAGAGCACAAACTGCAGCCGAACAATGGGAGTCCGCAGCCGACCGAGCCAGAGTCTCCGTCCCGGCACTCAGAGGAGTCGGGCCTCTTGCCGTTTGCCGACCGGAGGAGGTTCTTTGAGGAGAGCAGCAAGCCCCTCTCTCCCACCTGTGCCAGGTTTGGGGGAGTGCCACCCCTCAGGCGGGAGGAGGAGCGGAGCAGTGCCTTCCAGCCGGTGGGCTGTGACCATATTGGGCAGCAGAGACGGCGCCACTCCATGGACCATTCCTACCCGTTGGAGCCCACCTACCAGGAATTCTACCAACCGCTGCCTCGGCACCGGCCAGATTGGGAGTGCTGGCAGCCCTTGCCCTGTGCGTGTGCACCCCGGGAGGCTTGCCCCTTCTGCCATGGGGAGCAGCGGTGCCCCCCAATGCACCACAGGAACCCACCAGCGCCCCCCGGCCACTACACCCACCACTGCCGCCCCCTCACCTGGACCCGCTCCCCGGACTGCTGCTGCCCGGCTCCGCACCAGCGCCTGGAGGAGAGGGGAGGTCCCTGGCTTGGGAGGAAGGCTTTTCCAATGGTGAGTGGAAATGAGTGAGGAATTAAATGGGAATCAAATGTGCCGTACgcttctgggaatctctaggcctGCAAAAAGAGAGCTTGGAAATTCAATAGAGAATGGACTTTGAAAGGATATAAAGGGCATGGCTATGGGGTGGCATTCTCTCTCCGTGCCAGAAAAAGTAATGGACTTGAATGATGCCAGACCAATTTATGCATTTATGCCTTTTAGGGtcccctgatggtgcagcgggttaaaccattgagctgctgaacttgctgaccaaaaggttagcggttcgaatccagggagtgggatgagctcccgctgttagccctagcttctgcgaacctagcagtttggaaacactCAAATAGGTAGcacttctgcaagaaggtactggcactccattcagtcatgctggtcacaagaccttgggggtgtctatggacaacactggctcttcggcttagaaatggagatgagcaccaccccccagagttggacatgactagagttcatgtcaaggggaaaccttgacccTTTAAGCATGCCCTTGGGATGTTTCTAAGCATAAGTTTGCTCAGTTGCAAGCAAGTCTTGGATAATTTACAGCAGGCCCTGAGGCCTTCCAGATCTTGCTGGTCTGCATCCCAATAGCCACAGTTGGCTTTGACAGCAGTGAAGAATGCAGGGAATTGTGGGGTGAAGATCCCTGCTTTGTAACCTTGGGACTTTCTCAGTCGAGTCCTCTACGTGCCGGCTTTGTTGGTGGTGATGATCTTGTTATTATGTGTCTGTGCTGGATGCTGTTTTTATTGGGAGATTGTTTGGATAACAATGTTCTCCCGTATTTATATTTTTCTGGCAATTTTAGCTATGCTGTAGTATATCCCTCTAatagcagtgtttctctaccttcctaatgctgcgatctcttaatacaattcctcatgttgtggtgacccccaaccataaaaattattttcattgctccataactgtaatgttgctactgttaagaatcgtaatgtaaatatctgatatacaggatgtattttcatttactggactaaatttggcacatgttgggcatgttgagtattcgtgccaggtttgagctggatctatcattgtttgaatccacagtgctctctggatgtaggtgaactacaactcctaaactcaaagtcaatgcccaccaaacccgcctagtgttgatcatgggagtcctatgtgccacgtttggctcaattccatcattggtggagttcacaatgcgctttgattgtagacgagctataaatcccagcaactacaacccccaaatgacaaaatcaattttcttttgagtgatggtcactccttgagttagtaggtgttTATGGCCaagtttggtggcaatttgtccagttgtttttgagttatattaatcccacaaatgagcattacatttttatttatatagatagcagtCTGTCCAGCACTGTCAACAAAGCTATTGACTTGATACCAAACAGGATTCTGAGGAGGAAAACATATCCTGAGAAATGGCAGCAATGCGGGGAAGGAAACTGAAAGAGCAACACAGCCCGAGCTTGGGAAGATGACTTTTGGGGACAATTTCCCTTTGGAAATCGGACGTGTGAAATGCGGCCTGGGTGGGCTCCTTTCATCCTCTGCCAGAGCCCTATTGATGTTTGTGTCGGTCCCCAGCCCTCACTCTCTGATTCTTTTTCGCCAGGAATTTCCTGCAGACGATTGGGAGCCCCCTGCGATAAACAGGAAGACCAGCCAGTCAATGAGGTAAAAGCAGTGGaatggaggaaagggaggaaatgctTGGTGTGGGTCCTTTGGGGCATCAGGAGGGAAGGccacaaggtgggggattctgagagctgtgaTCCAAAAAGCACACTTTTCTCCAACTTCGGCCACTTCTTTTCATGGGAAGGCGGACACCCCTCTCCCAGCATGAAGGGTATTTATTATCCActtgtctatatatataaaaatgctctgtgcataatgagttccttaaaaacaaaagaaccaatgaacgaaatcacaccaaatttggcaacaaaatgtctcacaacacaaggagtgaccatcactcaaaaattatgattttattcatttgggagttgtagttgctgtgatttatagttcaactacaatcaaagagcattctgaactccatcaacgatggaattgaaccaaacttggcacacagaactcccatgaccaacagaaaatactggaagggtttggtggacattggccttgagtttaggagttgtagttcacctacacccagagagcactgtggactcaaacaatgatggatctggaccaaacttggcacaagcactcaatacacccaacttatgaacacagatggagtttgggggagatagaccttgacatttgggagttgtagtcactgggattcacagttcacctacaatgaaatggcattctgaaccccacgaacaacagaataggggcaaacttcccacacagaactcccatgaccaacacaaaatacttaa
Protein-coding sequences here:
- the SHROOM4 gene encoding protein Shroom4 isoform X2, translating into MRSGDELVNINGTPLYGSRQEALILIKGSYRTLKMILRRRNVPLIRPHSWHLAKLSEGRTEAPTMPCPPDAFSLSWHSGCDTSDLSLPWSPLSRHCSTDRSSSLGSMESLGPAGQNYLEGSLSPIDQAMYQDKRDSAYSSFSASSNASDSALRPEEGSSTESATQQQPLPPDPRYLQTGSEGVDPAVGSRAGQPRTRISVQSTPSAPQPPIRQDSLRACNPLPEGPPNPKGRWTSDTSLCVRGQESPSSTGHNKDSLATEQYYLLSSHTDQVMEKEVPRAESLLNEGDEGVCPTEDQHLERKNDENRRDHHPDVSWSGPLGHRHSAPEHLLAAQLQMLNVSHAQDDPQWTVSPLHMEQKSPNAWKNQVQNRQRSPEQVEETDLRLSTKEGTKCPLERPRSASVEMPPALSVQHKKMLGNGDPPVPSNALTEGIRDAGESRPAAKKGVLAPHRSAQMRRRSDRFATNLRNEIQWRKAQLQKSKGSAALLFGEEAVEEAEEPPRSPSGLETPSWSPTPPPKAPSPLPPPPPPPSLVESRPQRSGPSIKRWSSELSVFGGDGTFRSPGPESRLRAPGPERPPKSPLPPVPGCGGRWRWSPEHKLQPNNGSPQPTEPESPSRHSEESGLLPFADRRRFFEESSKPLSPTCARFGGVPPLRREEERSSAFQPVGCDHIGQQRRRHSMDHSYPLEPTYQEFYQPLPRHRPDWECWQPLPCACAPREACPFCHGEQRCPPMHHRNPPAPPGHYTHHCRPLTWTRSPDCCCPAPHQRLEERGGPWLGRKAFPMEFPADDWEPPAINRKTSQSMSELPQHQMGFARASPFWTCFEEPEPERPPSFCRSSSSWDREGPGREAMGLEEPRMAPIRGRAYSESHLGVEPPSSRDGREVLLAKVEEAPLEPPCAAQRKGPPPPRPPPPNWEKYRPRCQLPPTRAGTESPLEAARKRSQSLPLEQLRDEGPRGQSCSSSCASPSNQAASSSPSRMPTEPGSLRYYCHRSPCQSPEWPTPDPSDRSASSRPSSSLEEEATPESSWEKGQSGPVIHRTTEPASPGSLPRIPSPQEHHPAQSGATRDALPCSKVMGLGPTVSRLDSQELMRDVAGRDRSLAGVLGPSLGRMTAAEVMEDLFSAGDGSAWTRRDWSAQDRDQVPPERQLPPSAPLDYGGNPSSPSCSAYYNTSVGKAEVPPKGTALSSEDEEEELDCDLAQKKVQLIESISRKLLVLQEAQRGLQDDLSANLALGKEVEGQVKGVCKAHEFEKFRLFIGDLDKVVNLLLSLSGRLARVENALSGLDPDAAEAEKLTLLEKKRQLSAQLEDARELQEHVARRERLVFACVSRRLPSEQLQDYQHFVRMKSALAIQQRQLDDKIKLGEEQLRCLRESLRRTGPRDS
- the SHROOM4 gene encoding protein Shroom4 isoform X1, encoding MEPRPEEGEGPAGGAFQLVPVQLCGGAPWGFSLQGGLEHGAPLLVAKVEDGGKAALSQKMRSGDELVNINGTPLYGSRQEALILIKGSYRTLKMILRRRNVPLIRPHSWHLAKLSEGRTEAPTMPCPPDAFSLSWHSGCDTSDLSLPWSPLSRHCSTDRSSSLGSMESLGPAGQNYLEGSLSPIDQAMYQDKRDSAYSSFSASSNASDSALRPEEGSSTESATQQQPLPPDPRYLQTGSEGVDPAVGSRAGQPRTRISVQSTPSAPQPPIRQDSLRACNPLPEGPPNPKGRWTSDTSLCVRGQESPSSTGHNKDSLATEQYYLLSSHTDQVMEKEVPRAESLLNEGDEGVCPTEDQHLERKNDENRRDHHPDVSWSGPLGHRHSAPEHLLAAQLQMLNVSHAQDDPQWTVSPLHMEQKSPNAWKNQVQNRQRSPEQVEETDLRLSTKEGTKCPLERPRSASVEMPPALSVQHKKMLGNGDPPVPSNALTEGIRDAGESRPAAKKGVLAPHRSAQMRRRSDRFATNLRNEIQWRKAQLQKSKGSAALLFGEEAVEEAEEPPRSPSGLETPSWSPTPPPKAPSPLPPPPPPPSLVESRPQRSGPSIKRWSSELSVFGGDGTFRSPGPESRLRAPGPERPPKSPLPPVPGCGGRWRWSPEHKLQPNNGSPQPTEPESPSRHSEESGLLPFADRRRFFEESSKPLSPTCARFGGVPPLRREEERSSAFQPVGCDHIGQQRRRHSMDHSYPLEPTYQEFYQPLPRHRPDWECWQPLPCACAPREACPFCHGEQRCPPMHHRNPPAPPGHYTHHCRPLTWTRSPDCCCPAPHQRLEERGGPWLGRKAFPMEFPADDWEPPAINRKTSQSMSELPQHQMGFARASPFWTCFEEPEPERPPSFCRSSSSWDREGPGREAMGLEEPRMAPIRGRAYSESHLGVEPPSSRDGREVLLAKVEEAPLEPPCAAQRKGPPPPRPPPPNWEKYRPRCQLPPTRAGTESPLEAARKRSQSLPLEQLRDEGPRGQSCSSSCASPSNQAASSSPSRMPTEPGSLRYYCHRSPCQSPEWPTPDPSDRSASSRPSSSLEEEATPESSWEKGQSGPVIHRTTEPASPGSLPRIPSPQEHHPAQSGATRDALPCSKVMGLGPTVSRLDSQELMRDVAGRDRSLAGVLGPSLGRMTAAEVMEDLFSAGDGSAWTRRDWSAQDRDQVPPERQLPPSAPLDYGGNPSSPSCSAYYNTSVGKAEVPPKGTALSSEDEEEELDCDLAQKKVQLIESISRKLLVLQEAQRGLQDDLSANLALGKEVEGQVKGVCKAHEFEKFRLFIGDLDKVVNLLLSLSGRLARVENALSGLDPDAAEAEKLTLLEKKRQLSAQLEDARELQEHVARRERLVFACVSRRLPSEQLQDYQHFVRMKSALAIQQRQLDDKIKLGEEQLRCLRESLRRTGPRDS